One stretch of Enoplosus armatus isolate fEnoArm2 chromosome 1, fEnoArm2.hap1, whole genome shotgun sequence DNA includes these proteins:
- the cyp2r1 gene encoding vitamin D 25-hydroxylase — translation MVSIKSPSLVPVSCAQALLGVGCLVVALLASLLVRQLVKQRRPPGFPPGPSPIPVIGNILSLATEPHVFLKKQSEVHGQIFSLDLGGILTVVLNGYDCVRECLYHQSEVFADRPSLPLFKKMTKMGGLLNCKYGKGWIEHRKLACNSFRYFGSGQRLFERKISEECMFFVDAIDEHKGKPFNPKHLVTNAVSNITNLIIFGQRFTYDDSNFQHMIEIFSENVELAVSGWALLYNAFPWIEYVPFGKHQKLFRNAAEVYDFLLQVIKGFSQGRVPHVPRHYVDAYLDELEQNAGDPSSSFSYENLIYSVGELIIAGTETTTNTLRWAMLYMALYPNIQERVHREIDSVLANGRAPTLEDKQKMPYVEAVLHEVLRFCNIVPLGIFRATSQDAKVNGYTIPKGTMVITNLYSVHFDEKYWNDPGVFSPHRFLDSKGNFVRRDAFLPFSIGRRHCLGEQLARMEMFLFFTTLLQRFHLQFPPGTVPTVTPKLGMTLQPKPYSICAVRRPQKSPCSRDTPYHK, via the exons ATGGTTTCAATTAAATCGCCGTCTCTGGTGCCGGTGTCCTGCGCACAGGCTCTGCTCGGCGTGGGCTGCTTGGTTGTCGCCCTCCTCGCTTCCCTGCTGGTTCGCCAGCTCGTCAAGCAGAGACGACCCCCGGGCTTTCCTCCCGGTCCATCTCCCATCCCTGTGATAGGGAACATTCTGTCTCTAGCCACCGAGCCGCACGTCTTCCTCAAGAAGCAGAGTGAAGTTCATGGACAG ATTTTCAGTCTTGACCTGGGAGGCATCTTAACTGTGGTATTAAATGGATATGACTGTGTCAGGGAATGCCTTTACCATCAGAGCGAGGTGTTTGCCGATCGCCCATCACTGCCTTTATTCaagaaaatgaccaaaatggGTG GGCTTCTCAATTGTAAATATGGCAAAGGCTGGATTGAACACCGCAAACTGGCTTGCAACTCCTTCCGTTACTTCGGCAGCGGCCAGAGACTGTTTGAGAGGAAGATCTCAGAAGAGTGCATGTTCTTTGTCGATGCCATTGACGAACACAAGGGAAAGCCCTTCAACCCCAAACACCTAGTGACCAACGCCGTGTCCAACATCACCAACCTGATCATTTTTGGACAGCGGTTTACTTACGACGACAGCAACTTCCAGCACATGATTGAGATATTCAGTGAGAACGTGGAGCTAGCAGTGAGCGGCTGGGCTCTCCTCTACAATGCCTTTCCTTGGATTGAATATGTGCCCTTTGGAAAACACCAGAAGCTGTTCCGCAATGCTGCTGAGGTGTACGACTTCTTACTGCAGGTCATCAAGGGTTTTTCACAGGGCAGGGTGCCACATGTACCTCGCCACTACGTTGATGCCTATTTGGATGAGTTGGAGCAGAATGCAGGAGACCCCAGTTCCTCTTTTTCCTATGAGAACCTCATCTATTCAGTGGGTGAGCTCATTATTGCCGGCACAGAGACCACGACTAACACCCTGCGCTGGGCCATGCTGTACATGGCCCTCTACCCCAACATACAAG AGAGGGTCCACAGGGAGATCGACAGCGTGCTGGCCAATGGGAGGGCACCCACTTTGGAGGACAAACAGAAGATGCCCTATGTGGAGGCTGTTCTGCACGAGGTCCTTCGCTTCTGCAACATTGTCCCACTTGGTATTTTCCGTGCCACCTCCCAGGATGCAAAAGTCAACGGGTACACTATTCCCAAAGGCACCATGGTGATCACAAACCTCTACTCAGTGCACTTTGATGAGAAGTACTGGAACGATCCAGGTGTTTTCTCACCACATAGGTTTCTGGACAGCAAAGGCAACTTTGTGAGGCGTGACGCTTTCCTGCCATTCTCCATAG GGAGGCGTCACTGCCTGGGTGAACAGCTGGCCAGGATGGAGATGTTCCTCTTTTTCACCACGTTGTTGCAGAGGTTTCATCTTCAGTTCCCTCCAGGAACCGTTCCCACTGTGACTCCCAAACTGGGTATGACCTTACAGCCCAAACCTTACTCCATCTGTGCTGTCCGCAGGCCTCAGAAAAGTCCCTGCTCTAGAGACACTCCTTATCACAAGTAG